One genomic region from Geotrypetes seraphini chromosome 13, aGeoSer1.1, whole genome shotgun sequence encodes:
- the RPL8 gene encoding 60S ribosomal protein L8, translating into MGRVIRGQRKGAGSVFRAHVKHRKGPAKLRAVDFAERHGYIKGIVKDIVHDPGRGAPLAKVAFRDPYRFKKRTELFIAAEGIHTGQFVYCGKKAQLNIGNVLPVGTMPEGTIVCCLEEKPGDRGKLARASGNYATVISHNPETKKTRVKLPSGSKKVIASANRAIVGVVAGGGRIDKPILKAGRAYHKYKAKRNCWPRVRGVAMNPVEHPFGGGNHQHIGKPSTIRRDAPAGRKVGLIAARRTGRLRGTKTVQEKES; encoded by the exons ATGGGACGTGTAATCAGGGGTCAGAGAAAAGGTGCCGGGTCTGTTTTCAGAGCCCATGTAAAACACAGGAAGGGTCCAGCTAAACTGAGAGCTGTCGATTTTGCTGAGAGGCATGGCTACATCAAGGGTATTGTAAAA GACATTGTTCATGATCCTGGCCGTGGTGCTCCTCTGGCTAAGGTTGCGTTCCGTGACCCTTACAGATTTAAGAAAAGAACTGAATTATTCATTGCTGCTGAGGGTATCCATACCGGTCAGTTTGTTTACTGTGGCAAGAAAG CCCAGTTAAATATTGGCAATGTGCTCCCTGTTGGCACTATGCCAGAAGGTACCATTGTATGCTGCCTTGAAGAGAAACCAGGTGACCGTGGCAAACTAGCCCGTGCATCTGGCAACTATGCTACAGTTATTTCCCACAATCCTGAGACCAAGAAGACCAGAGTCAAACTGCCTTCTGGTTCCAAAAAGGTCATTGCCTCTGCAAACAGAGCTATTGTTG GTGTTGTTGCTGGTGGTGGTCGTATAGACAAACCAATCTTAAAGGCAGGTCGTGCCTATCACAAATACAAGGCCAAGAGGAATTGCTGGCCTCGTGTCCGTGGTGTGGCCATGAAT CCTGTTGAACATCCCTTCGGTGGTGGTAACCATCAGCACATTGGAAAGCCTTCAACCATCAGGAGAGATGCTCCAGCTGGTCGTAAGGTTGGTCTTATTGCTGCCCGCCGCACAGGTCGACTTCGGGGGACAAAGACTGTGCAAGAAAAGGAGAGCTAA